A genomic segment from Tuwongella immobilis encodes:
- a CDS encoding phage portal protein family protein yields the protein MVATTDADNDLQLTDSNGMLFPQYTSFAAIFNQFSRAYSHRWDEAIRHSASNALAMRRDTFILSLLQERQLPVTAMNWSIIPEDENDANQVQICGTLTKIVERTPRWQSMLLNLQQALWYGRYGVQIVPKVCEVMGQRRWVVGEHSPVNGDKIQYQWDGTPLVFLNASELGSRFQSEDIVYTDRVPALRLHRDEWRSRFIIHKHLSDDADFFEGEMAGGVHGVGLRSQVYWTWWLRDEFLAWATDFMQKVGTLGLMVFYYEMGNPKSQEAAERAARDCSRRNAITMPRPSGSSKETASAELLQPTNTGIETLKGMIADYFESHIQRLIVGQSLSGNAGSTGLGSGVSDLHADTKYQLLKFDAGNLSGTLTTDLVGPLMRWNFPWAKFAARFQINVPDPNNKEQMEAVSKASSLGVTFRADDVRKLTGMAKPGPDDEVIGQQQQQSPGLGMADADPLAQLQRSVSMLYQLVAERIPWHYAEPPEDPEFERKHPRRSDGKFGKKGAPGDAGGSDPRPTETPAQRKRRLTRDSMEQRERRELRDHWNRIRAEGLGNVDDVPWALAYLGSRSVKTLEKLAKETLPPDVKAYVRQILDDKTRVRIVDYAAAEKAFSDFFGHPVDVSTIKALAWGRDGTDAELQVSFFRGAISLDLLSSDTREDRDFEAHRTIRRDDDGSIVLDNDVARIGKKSRLRGMAAECLLDQAQAAEKLGIDRIETFAAGYKSKDVPYNGYYTWARCGYLGKMTDEQFSELPHEFQRLMGRSRSIQTLMALPGGRDAWKEFGSGFIGIFSPKAKSRSRKILEAYVEERRRERATGQPRQKKRSRPPIHRPRTSADSTSTRPETSGSGSFATS from the coding sequence ATGGTTGCGACAACGGATGCCGACAATGATCTGCAATTGACCGACTCGAATGGGATGTTGTTCCCTCAGTACACGTCATTTGCAGCGATCTTCAATCAATTCTCACGAGCTTATTCCCATCGTTGGGATGAGGCCATTCGCCACAGTGCCTCCAACGCTTTGGCAATGCGGCGGGACACGTTCATTCTGTCGCTCCTGCAGGAGCGACAATTGCCGGTAACGGCGATGAACTGGTCGATCATCCCGGAAGATGAGAACGACGCGAACCAGGTGCAGATCTGCGGCACGCTGACCAAGATCGTCGAACGCACCCCGCGCTGGCAGTCGATGCTGCTCAACCTGCAACAGGCTCTGTGGTACGGTCGATATGGCGTGCAGATCGTGCCGAAGGTCTGCGAGGTGATGGGCCAGCGCCGATGGGTCGTTGGTGAGCACAGCCCGGTGAATGGCGACAAGATCCAGTATCAGTGGGATGGCACCCCGCTGGTGTTCCTGAACGCTTCAGAACTCGGATCGCGGTTCCAGTCGGAGGACATCGTCTACACCGACCGTGTGCCAGCGCTGCGCTTGCACCGCGATGAGTGGCGATCGCGGTTCATCATTCACAAGCACCTGTCGGATGATGCTGATTTTTTCGAAGGCGAGATGGCAGGCGGCGTTCATGGTGTCGGCCTCCGCAGCCAGGTCTATTGGACTTGGTGGCTCCGGGACGAATTCTTGGCCTGGGCCACCGACTTCATGCAGAAGGTCGGCACGCTGGGGCTGATGGTCTTCTATTACGAGATGGGGAACCCGAAGTCGCAGGAGGCGGCGGAGCGTGCGGCCCGTGATTGTTCTCGTCGCAATGCAATCACGATGCCCAGACCATCGGGCAGCTCGAAGGAGACTGCCAGTGCCGAACTGCTCCAGCCCACCAACACCGGGATCGAAACGCTCAAGGGCATGATCGCGGACTACTTCGAGTCGCATATCCAGCGGCTGATTGTCGGGCAATCCCTCTCGGGCAACGCAGGCAGCACGGGACTGGGCAGCGGTGTCAGTGACCTGCACGCCGACACGAAATACCAATTGCTCAAGTTCGACGCTGGCAATCTGTCCGGCACACTGACCACCGATCTGGTCGGTCCGCTGATGCGTTGGAACTTTCCCTGGGCGAAGTTCGCGGCCCGTTTCCAGATCAATGTCCCAGACCCCAACAACAAAGAGCAGATGGAGGCGGTCTCCAAGGCCAGTAGCCTCGGAGTCACATTCCGGGCCGATGATGTCCGCAAGCTCACCGGCATGGCCAAGCCAGGCCCAGACGATGAGGTGATTGGTCAGCAGCAGCAACAGTCCCCCGGTCTTGGGATGGCGGATGCCGACCCGCTCGCCCAGTTGCAGCGATCGGTGTCGATGCTGTATCAGCTCGTGGCCGAACGCATCCCGTGGCATTACGCGGAGCCACCCGAGGACCCGGAGTTTGAGCGGAAACACCCTCGGCGATCGGATGGCAAGTTTGGCAAAAAGGGAGCGCCTGGCGATGCGGGTGGATCCGACCCGCGTCCGACCGAGACACCCGCCCAGCGAAAGCGGCGGCTAACCCGCGACTCCATGGAGCAGCGCGAGCGTCGAGAGTTGCGGGACCATTGGAACCGCATCCGGGCCGAAGGGCTCGGTAATGTCGACGATGTGCCGTGGGCGCTGGCGTACCTCGGCAGTCGCAGCGTAAAGACGTTGGAGAAGTTGGCCAAGGAAACGCTGCCACCTGATGTCAAAGCGTATGTGCGTCAGATTTTGGATGATAAGACCAGGGTGCGAATCGTCGATTACGCAGCGGCCGAGAAAGCCTTCAGTGACTTTTTTGGGCATCCGGTTGATGTCTCGACAATCAAAGCCTTGGCATGGGGCCGGGATGGCACCGATGCTGAGCTGCAAGTTTCGTTCTTCCGCGGCGCTATATCGCTGGATTTGCTGTCGTCCGACACCAGAGAAGATCGTGATTTTGAAGCCCATCGCACAATCCGTCGTGACGATGACGGATCGATTGTGCTTGACAACGATGTTGCACGGATCGGAAAGAAATCGCGGTTGCGTGGGATGGCGGCGGAATGCCTGCTTGACCAGGCACAAGCCGCCGAGAAACTCGGCATCGATCGTATTGAAACGTTTGCTGCCGGGTATAAATCAAAGGATGTACCGTACAACGGATATTACACCTGGGCTAGATGTGGCTACCTTGGGAAAATGACGGATGAACAATTTTCAGAATTACCTCATGAGTTCCAGCGGCTGATGGGGCGATCCCGATCGATCCAGACGCTGATGGCGTTGCCCGGCGGCCGCGATGCCTGGAAAGAGTTTGGCAGCGGATTTATTGGCATTTTCAGCCCCAAAGCCAAATCAAGGTCACGAAAGATCCTAGAAGCGTATGTGGAGGAGCGACGGCGTGAGCGAGCAACCGGCCAACCGCGACAAAAGAAACGATCGCGCCCCCCTATTCACCGACCAAGAACGTCAGCAGATTCAACGTCAACGCGACCTGAAACGTCAGGCAGTGGAAGCTTTGCTACGTCGTGA